The following are encoded together in the Heterodontus francisci isolate sHetFra1 chromosome 41, sHetFra1.hap1, whole genome shotgun sequence genome:
- the LOC137353461 gene encoding lysoplasmalogenase TMEM86A-like isoform X2, with product MDIMGHDTRRRKKVFATIKSVGPKLLPFLNAFCIYFVLWLPVSHPSWFGALIKCLPVLCLGFFVLAHSIGLGVFHSYSRKILIGLLFSALGDVFLTWGDQGFFIYGMLMFGITHVLYTWAFGLRPFRLWMALSLLVLGTAFYAAVYSYLRGPMVYAMAGYVLVLGTMSWRAMARASCSNYDWSWGRGCTVAGAVVFIVSDFILAIDRFCFPVPHARAFVMSTYYMAQMLICLSIIDHSDRDRLWKRS from the exons ATGGATATTATGGGTCATGATACCAGGAGGCGGAAGAAAGTGTTCGCGACG ATAAAGAGCGTTGGTCCAAAGCTGCTTCCCTTCCTGAACGCTTTCTGCATCTACTTTGTGCTGTGGCTGCCCGTCTCTCACCCATCCTGGTTTGGTGCATTGATTAAGTGTCTGCCCGTTCTGTGCCTGGGCTTTTTTGTGCTGGCACACAGTATTGGCCTGGGGGTGTTTCACTCGTACTCCAGAAAAATCCTCATCGGCCTTCTCTTCTCGGCCCTCGGTGATGTTTTCCTCACTTGGGGAGATCAAGGATTCTTCATCTATG GCATGTTGATGTTCGGAATCACTCACGTTCTGTACACTTGGGCGTTTGGGCTGCGTCCTTTCAGACTCTGGATGGCTTTATCTCTACTGGTGCTCGGAACGGCCTTCTACGCTGCAGTCTACTCATACCTGCGGGGGCCCATGGTCTACGCCATGGCAGGGTATGTCTTGGTGCTGGGGACAATGAGCTGGCGTGCTATGGCACGGGCAAGTTGCTCCAACTATGACTGGTCCTGGGGCCGCGGCTGCACGGTGGCAGGAGCTGTGGTCTTTATAGTTTCTGATTTCATCCTGGCCATCGACAGGTTCTGTTTCCCTGTGCCCCATGCCCGCGCCTTTGTCATGTCCACCTACTACATGGCACAGATGCTCATCTGCCTGTCCATCATCGATCACAGTGACCGGGACAGGCTCTGGAAGAGAAGTTAA
- the LOC137353461 gene encoding lysoplasmalogenase TMEM86A-like isoform X1, whose translation MQTSIMVSVFTVQVQDNRGESPQAQPDISSISGRSLTDNGERERERKRVKRRREQRKMDIMGHDTRRRKKVFATIKSVGPKLLPFLNAFCIYFVLWLPVSHPSWFGALIKCLPVLCLGFFVLAHSIGLGVFHSYSRKILIGLLFSALGDVFLTWGDQGFFIYGMLMFGITHVLYTWAFGLRPFRLWMALSLLVLGTAFYAAVYSYLRGPMVYAMAGYVLVLGTMSWRAMARASCSNYDWSWGRGCTVAGAVVFIVSDFILAIDRFCFPVPHARAFVMSTYYMAQMLICLSIIDHSDRDRLWKRS comes from the exons ATGCAAACAAGTATCATGGTGTCAGTTTTCACTGTG CAAGTGCAAGATAATCGGGGAGAAAGTCCGCAAGCACAGCCGGATATCAGCAGTATATCAGGAAGGTCTCTGACAgacaacggagagagagagagagagagaaagcgagtgaaAAGGAGAAGGGAACAGAGGAAAATGGATATTATGGGTCATGATACCAGGAGGCGGAAGAAAGTGTTCGCGACG ATAAAGAGCGTTGGTCCAAAGCTGCTTCCCTTCCTGAACGCTTTCTGCATCTACTTTGTGCTGTGGCTGCCCGTCTCTCACCCATCCTGGTTTGGTGCATTGATTAAGTGTCTGCCCGTTCTGTGCCTGGGCTTTTTTGTGCTGGCACACAGTATTGGCCTGGGGGTGTTTCACTCGTACTCCAGAAAAATCCTCATCGGCCTTCTCTTCTCGGCCCTCGGTGATGTTTTCCTCACTTGGGGAGATCAAGGATTCTTCATCTATG GCATGTTGATGTTCGGAATCACTCACGTTCTGTACACTTGGGCGTTTGGGCTGCGTCCTTTCAGACTCTGGATGGCTTTATCTCTACTGGTGCTCGGAACGGCCTTCTACGCTGCAGTCTACTCATACCTGCGGGGGCCCATGGTCTACGCCATGGCAGGGTATGTCTTGGTGCTGGGGACAATGAGCTGGCGTGCTATGGCACGGGCAAGTTGCTCCAACTATGACTGGTCCTGGGGCCGCGGCTGCACGGTGGCAGGAGCTGTGGTCTTTATAGTTTCTGATTTCATCCTGGCCATCGACAGGTTCTGTTTCCCTGTGCCCCATGCCCGCGCCTTTGTCATGTCCACCTACTACATGGCACAGATGCTCATCTGCCTGTCCATCATCGATCACAGTGACCGGGACAGGCTCTGGAAGAGAAGTTAA
- the LOC137353461 gene encoding lysoplasmalogenase TMEM86A-like isoform X3, with translation MQTSIMVSVFTVIKSVGPKLLPFLNAFCIYFVLWLPVSHPSWFGALIKCLPVLCLGFFVLAHSIGLGVFHSYSRKILIGLLFSALGDVFLTWGDQGFFIYGMLMFGITHVLYTWAFGLRPFRLWMALSLLVLGTAFYAAVYSYLRGPMVYAMAGYVLVLGTMSWRAMARASCSNYDWSWGRGCTVAGAVVFIVSDFILAIDRFCFPVPHARAFVMSTYYMAQMLICLSIIDHSDRDRLWKRS, from the exons ATGCAAACAAGTATCATGGTGTCAGTTTTCACTGTG ATAAAGAGCGTTGGTCCAAAGCTGCTTCCCTTCCTGAACGCTTTCTGCATCTACTTTGTGCTGTGGCTGCCCGTCTCTCACCCATCCTGGTTTGGTGCATTGATTAAGTGTCTGCCCGTTCTGTGCCTGGGCTTTTTTGTGCTGGCACACAGTATTGGCCTGGGGGTGTTTCACTCGTACTCCAGAAAAATCCTCATCGGCCTTCTCTTCTCGGCCCTCGGTGATGTTTTCCTCACTTGGGGAGATCAAGGATTCTTCATCTATG GCATGTTGATGTTCGGAATCACTCACGTTCTGTACACTTGGGCGTTTGGGCTGCGTCCTTTCAGACTCTGGATGGCTTTATCTCTACTGGTGCTCGGAACGGCCTTCTACGCTGCAGTCTACTCATACCTGCGGGGGCCCATGGTCTACGCCATGGCAGGGTATGTCTTGGTGCTGGGGACAATGAGCTGGCGTGCTATGGCACGGGCAAGTTGCTCCAACTATGACTGGTCCTGGGGCCGCGGCTGCACGGTGGCAGGAGCTGTGGTCTTTATAGTTTCTGATTTCATCCTGGCCATCGACAGGTTCTGTTTCCCTGTGCCCCATGCCCGCGCCTTTGTCATGTCCACCTACTACATGGCACAGATGCTCATCTGCCTGTCCATCATCGATCACAGTGACCGGGACAGGCTCTGGAAGAGAAGTTAA
- the LOC137353460 gene encoding probable G-protein coupled receptor 146: MWSCIQGDFGPNSTLCRDGFCHNVSLILSVASMAYLVVCFPLGLTFNILVLVVNFRHKLSINMPDVYFTNMALAGLILNIVAFLQLLGPDHLLWPVWTFGRELCMASFILFNMAALVSIYSATLLSLDCFIEQALPHTYMSSVYNTKHVCSFVWGGAALASFSSLLFYVCSKISEEVNDCSKLQTKELGDAIMFFTGLVVPTAGVSYAFRLILCPCKGRTFQLAESSRLDPSVQRLLLVTVLVQFTLWLPYYLTLLVSTAHFVTRARDDTRFANLLHFLRGACELLAYLSTCAVPMIYKCLQKTFNARLRLVIQDMRCRLKGHEGNHCEIRQRYVVTVSEAELPPE; encoded by the coding sequence ATGTGGAGCTGCATTCAAGGGGACTTTGGACCCAACAGTACACTCTGCAGAGATGGCTTTTGCCATAATGTCAGCCTGATCCTGTCTGTTGCCTCGATGGCCTACCTCGTTGTCTGTTTCCCCCTAGGCCTTACCTTCAACATTTTGGTTCTTGTCGTCAACTTTCGCCATAAGTTGTCCATCAACATGCCAGATGTCTACTTCACCAATATGGCTTTGGCTGGCTTGATCCTTAACATAGTGGCTTTTCTGCAGCTTCTGGGTCCTGATCACCTCCTGTGGCCAGTGTGGACTTTTGGCCGGGAGCTCTGCATGGCCTCCTTCATCTTGTTCAACATGGCAGCCTTGGTGAGCATCTACTCCGCCACTTTGCTCAGCCTGGACTGCTTCATTGAGCAAGCTTTGCCTCACACCTATATGTCAAGTGTTTACAACACGAAGCACGTCTGCAGTTTTGTATGGGGTGGGGCCGCCCTGGCTAGCTTCTCCTCCCTCCTCTTTTACGTCTGCAGCAAGATTTCTGAGGAAGTCAACGACTGTTCAAAGCTTCAGACCAAGGAGCTGGGTGATGCCATCATGTTCTTCACTGGACTCGTGGTCCCCACCGCTGGAGTAAGCTACGCCTTCCGGCTAATTCTCTGCCCCTGCAAAGGCCGCACATTTCAGCTTGCAGAATCCTCAAGGCTTGACCCTTCTGTCCAGCGGCTTCTCCTGGTCACGGTCTTGGTGCAGTTTACCCTCTGGTTGCCCTACTACTTGACCCTTTTGGTGAGCACTGCCCACTTTGTCACTAGGGCAAGGGACGACACACGGTTTGCCAACCTGCTTCACTTCCTGAGAGGGGCATGCGAACTGCTTGCCTACTTGAGCACCTGCGCGGTGCCCATGATATACAAATGCCTGCAGAAAACTTTCAATGCCAGGCTTAGGCTGGTTATCCAAGATATGCGGTGCAGGCTGAAGGGGCACGAGGGCAACCACTGCGAGATACGTCAACGATATGTTGTGACGGTTTCAGAGGCAGAGCTACCCCCGGAATGA